In the genome of Anabaena cylindrica PCC 7122, the window ATCAAAAATAATTTATTTGTGTTCATCTGTGTTTATCTACGGTTATGATCACATAAAAAAACGCTACAGAATTACTATAGCGGGGATTATTACTGGACATAACAAATCAATCATTGAATTTCTTGCCTTATAGCAATTCCCAAGCTCATAAATACACCCCACCCGCGCTGTCGCGCACCCTCCCCTTACCAAGGGGAGGGTTGGGGAGAGGTAATTTTGTATCTAATTAGAGTGGGAAAGGCTATATCATCCTCTGTAATATCTTACCTGCTAACTGTCCGATACCAAAAAATGACAGTAAATGAATTCACCGTCTTCTTTAATCTTTTGGCCTCAGCAATTGCTCTAAAATTCTCTCCAGTCTCTCTATAGCAGCATTTGTTGATTGTTGGCTATCTCTTAATTCGAGAACTACATTATTTACTACAGCATTACGCGCTTTGCCTGTATCCACAAAATCGTCAATTTTGTAGCTTAAGCGGTCAAACTGCTCATCTACTTTGACAATAAAGTTGTCAACTTTTTCGCCCATGACTTGAACTGTTACGGATAACCCGTTAAGCTGTCTTTGGGTGATATCTTGTCTTTCTGATAGCCTGTCAATGCGATTATTAGCTAATTCAGCATAGGAAGCGGCTGATATCAAAAGCTGTTTGGCAGTCTCAAACTCATCATCTAACTGCTGTAGGTGTGAGTCGATATTGGTTAGACGGGTGTTGGTGTCTACTGGCTGTGGGTTGGTCATGCCGATTGTTGCTGGCTGTACGTGCGGCTAACTTGCTTTCTGGTCTTGAGGTTTGTAGCTCTTAACTGCTCGTGTAATTATCCGTTCTACAAGATTGGATAATGTACGGTCTTCAACATTTGCAATACTTTCTAGTTCTTCCCGTAGTTCATGTGAGCAAGTAAATGTAATTTTTGCCTTTTTAGTTTGACCCATAACTTCAGAAACTATAGATACCTTAAGGTTACATTCTCGCTCAGTCAAAAACCAAATATTTTAGAAGCTAGTAGAATTTATAGATAACTTCAGAAGCTATAGATAATATAACGATAGATAAGCCAATCAGACAAGTATCTGTCAGCGATCGCTTACTAATCCCCTCATAAATATTGGTATCAACAGATGTTGCGGCTCGCAAAGCAGGTTTTTAAGTACATATCATAAAAAAATCCGCTACAGAATGACTATAGCGGGGATGATTAAAAATTGCAGTTATGGCGTAATGTAAAATTCAATGGGTAAATTCAAAATTTACGCAAGCCATTCCAGAACGGCTTCTTCTTTAGTGTTGGTATTGCGAGATGGTGTTTCCCGCTCAAACTTCATGTGAATAGAACGGCTTTGTTCACCATCAGCAGCAACAGCCAAAATTGGGTAATCAATTACACCATCTTGGAAAGACATTTGGAAACGGAATGTACCATCTGAATTGAGTTGAATGGGACGGCCACCAATAGTTACAGTTGCATCTGGTTCAGTTGCACCATATACAATCAATTCAGCGTCAGCAATTAACCAGAACTGACGAGGACGTACAGGTACTGCGGAAGCAGAGAAGCCAACACCAGACATACCCACACCGGACATAGTTAAACCAGATACGGTAGGAACTGCCCACATACCCACACCAGATGGGAAAACGTAGGAACTGATAGCTTGTTCTGGACGTGCCGAACCGGGTACTTGTTGCATCGAACCAAATAGAGAACCTGCAACTCGTTGAGCTTCAGCAGATTCTGCTAAACCAAAGATTTGGTCATAAATGGGGTTGCCATTTGCAGTTCCAGCTGCTGCTGCTGTGGTAGCAATTTTCTTAGCTGGGGGAACTAGTTCGTACTTAGTCGTACCGCGCAATTCTTCTTCAAAGTCTACGGTGATGAAGACATCTTCAATCCAGTCGGAAGGATAGACGGGAGGAATGTGGACTCTTGCAGAACGAGCTAATACCAACCAACTACCATCTGCGGTACGATAACCGATATCAATGACGTAATCGCGATCGCTTACCGGAATGGGTAAATACCATTCTCTTGCTAGTTCATCAGCAGGATATTCCTGGATACTGTGGGGGCTTTGATGTTCGATATTAATGTCAGTAACATCATAAATCCGCAATGCTAGTTGCTGTCCGCCTTGACGGCGTAGTTCTTCTCTGTGATCATTGGGAATATCCCAGTATGTATAAGCCCATTGAGGATCACGAGGTAATAGAACTATACGGCTATCACCGTAACCCGCTGGTAAATCGGCAAGTGCCTCATCCACATCAGCGAGAGAACCACCAGTACGATCTTCCTGACCTAATTCAAACTTTGCTGCTTCCACGGTCTCCTGTGCCTCCAGTGAACGAGATGGACTAAGCGAAACTTTGTTGCGCTGGACTTCTTGAATTGATGCCAGCAGTTGAGATTTACGCATTCGGCTATAGCGAGAAATGCTGTATTCACTAGCAACTTTACGAAGTTGCCGTAATGTCATCTCCTCTAGCGGGGGGCGTTCTTTTGCCATTTATTTGGCCTCCAGTAGTGGTAAAGGTAAATGATATCCCTGGGTTATAAAATGTCATCTATCCCAGATGAATTTCTTATTCCTGACTCCTGGTTTTGCCCAGTTTATAAGTGTTTTAGTTTGTTTTTAAATGGAGATACACGACTTGCTTAATTCCTAGTCTTGCCGTCATTAGCATTTCTTCGGGATCAGCGGCGTGCTTTCGTTAAATAGATATTAACCGGTAATCATGCCTAGTGAGCAAGGGGTCTGAAGACGGTTTTTCGCCTGTTTGACGTATTTATCAGCCCTTTGGGGATCATTATGTCAGGAAACAATGACATAAATAGTTTTTGGGGAAACATTTATCAAGATTTCATGACATTGATATCCAAAAGCTCAAATCCCCGACTAATTTAAGAAATCGGGGATCTGGTTACTCAGACAAAATTTAGTGGAAAATTCTTGTGCTGTCAGGGTTTTACTGACAACTATGGTGTGTCAGACTTCATAAATGCTGCAAATAAACAGATATTTAATATCTGACGCACCCTACAAAGCAAGCCAGTTGCGTCAGTCCTGTTTGAATTACGAAAAATATTTTTGTTTTATTTTACCATATACTCTTTTTATAAATAGTTTTGTTAAACGCAATTTTGTTAAATCTGGAATCTTGAAAGAGGAATGAATTTTGTAATCAAAAAAATCATTGATCTCCGTTAAAATTAATGTAAATCTATTAATGATATTTTCACCACGGTACTCTGACAAAATTTCTGGTGATAAAGTTAAATAAACTGGAGATGCTAGAGATTTAAGAATACGTTGTACATCATATTCTAGAGAGTATCCAGCAATTTTATAACAATTAAAGCCAGGATCTAAATAATCAGAAAGTCCGCCATTAATACTAGAAAAAACCTGACACCCACAGGCAAGGGCTTCCATTGGTTGTAAGCCAAAACCTTCACTAACGCCTTGTTGCGCCCAATATTCAGCAGAATCATAAAGATAAATTTTAGCTCGGTTGAATAATCCTGGTAAATCTTCGATATAAGAATCAACGACAAAAACATTACATTTTTTCTGCAATGCGGGAATTAATTCTTTGATTAAATATTCCGAAGATTTTCGAGTTTGAACTAAAATATCAATATCTCGCTCAAGATGCAAATTTATAAATTCATCAGCGATTTGATTAGGTAAATAATAAATTAAAGAATTAGGTGATTTTTGCCCCCAATATCCCATCGTGTTACGGCTGACTGTCATGATGGGAATATCTGACGGTAGCTTGAATTTATAACCAGCAGTGTGAGCATGATAAACCACATTATATTTTTGCAGTTTGGGCGCTAGTTTAGCGATATCAAATCCCCAACTAATGATAAATATCACATCATTCAAGTTGTTTTCTTTGAGTAGATCATCAAGAAATAGTTTATCTTTTTCTCTCTGTCGATAAGTAACAACATCAGCATGACAGACCTGTTGAGCTAAACTAACTGTTTTCAACTCTGCCCAAAGACCACCACAGGAAAATTTTTTATCTGTACCAGGAACTAAAAAATAAAGTTTTCTCATCAGAAAATTAATATAAGCAGTATTCACTTGAAGAAGATACAAAATTTACGGTAAAAACCACACAGAAAAAGATTTTTATTCCTGTACGGGCGAAGCATTCGGAAAATAGCCTTTGCCAAAAACTAATAATTGATCGCCCGAATGCTTCGCCCCTACTACTCCTGAATTTTGCCATAGTATTTATCCACACCATTTTACTTTAATAAAATGCGCTTCACGTCCCCAGGAATCGCGGGTGCGGGTAATATTTTCAGTTTCTAGGTTAAATGGGATAGCTGTTGTTAGATAACGTTGGGCTATAAAACCTAAATCGGGTGCAAGTTCAGATGCTGTTGTAGCGGCTAAACCTAAGCCTATGAGTTGTTCAACTGGTCGGAATGGTAACAATAAATGCACACCTATAGCCAGTCCAGCAGTTAAAAGCATTGCTACAGATAAATTTGTACCGCAACGGGGATGAACGGCTAAATCCCATTCTCCACTGGTGAGACGATGTTGGGCTAGTGTTACCGCACGTCGCAAATGACTTATATTCACGTCACCATAGAGATAAAATCCATGTTCTGTGGACAAACCGCCCAATAATTCATTATCCAATTGCACATTAGTGGGTTTTCCTGGATGAGAATAAGCGCTTTTAGTTTCACTGAGAACCCAAACAGTAGCGTGTTCTAGGGCGTGAACCTGACGCAGCATCAGAATTTCTTGTAACCCCGGTAAAAAAGATAGCTGTTTGAGTAATTCAGCATCTTGTTGGCAATGTGGTGCTGTAAAGTCAAGGTTAAAAAAGTTAAAGGGAGATGAGGTATCTGGAAAAGAAGTAGGAGTATTCATTTTCCCCCAGCTGATAAATCAACATAGATTTCTTTCCAATGTAGCGCTTGCATCGCTGTCTTATTGCTAATTTTTGTGGATAATTTTTTGAACAAGATGAAGGCAAGGGGAAAAGAGTAAATAAAAACTATACCCTTTTCCCCTTATGCTTTCCCTGACTTCTGAATAAAGTCTATAGCCTTTTCCAATCTAGTTAGATACAAAATTACCCCTCCCCAACCCTCCCCTTACCAAGGGGAGGGTGCGCGACAGCGCGGGTGGGGTGTATTTCATGAGCTTGGGAATTGCTATATTGATTCTTTGAGCTTTTCCTCGGTTATCTGTTGTGCTGAATTCTAGGAGGAATTCTGATATACAAGTTCCGAGAGTGGAAAGAAAGTTGATTCCTTAGCGTCAACTTTCGCTTAAGTGAAAGTTGCAGAACTTGTGGTAGAGGTTCACACTGAAAAATAGGAGTGAGGAGGAGAACAATCAGTAAACCTCAAAATTGACTTTTCAGCATACCAGATGGGAGTAATAGCAATCGACTAACCAATGGTTTCATCGTTATGGATGGGGAGGGTACAGCAATTAACATCATTTAAGCAAACTTTACCCCATTGTAAAGCCCAGCGAACCAAAGCGACTCGGTTGTCTGTTTTAGTTTTGGTGAGAATGTTGCTGATATGGTTATCTACTGTACGTTTGCTAATCTCCAGTTTTCCTGCAATTTCTTGGTTAGTTAAGCCTGCGGCCACTAAGTCGATAATTTGCAGTTCTCTGTCTGACAGACTAACAGGGGTCTGAGACTCATTAGCAGCCATGACTTATTTATTTCTCCCTTGGTATATGTACTCAATCGCTCTTTCTAATTCTAAAAGATTCTCTCAGAGGCAGACATTACAAATGTTCCGAGTAATACCAAAGTCCATATTTTCTTTGGATTTGATCTGGAGTTTTATCTAACCCATTAAATATTTTGTATTAATGGGTACGTTTTAGCATGAAAATTCTCTTGTCTACAGAGGTAATAAATTTGGGAATTTAAAAGCATATACACTCTATTTAGGCATAAAAATTGCTATTGTATTCTATGACCAGCCCTTCGGGATGTGAACAGGTAATATTCTTGTGAATGTCTAGAGGTGAATTGACTACACCTTTAAGAGTTTTGAACTGCTTGAAAATCTCTACGGCTTTAGCCCAGAGAGAAGTCAAACATATTCTTAATCCCAAGTCGTGAATCAAAAATGAGATGAGTAATCCCCGTGTTTTGTGCCTTGGCGAAGTTTTGTTTGATTGTTTAGCTGATCAATTGGGGCTAAAGTTGCCAGAAGTGCAGTCTTGGACTCCCTATCCAGGTGGAGCGCCTGCTAATGTGGCCTGTGCTTTAGTAAAGTTGGGAACGCCAGCAGGATTTATTGGTGCGGTGGGAGAAGATGAACCTGGTAGCACTCTGGTGAAGCTGTTACAAGATGTAGGCGTGGATACGACGGGTGTGCAACGTCATCCTACAGCACCAACGCGACAAGTTTATGTGATTAGGGATTCGGGGGGCGATCGCACTTTTGCCGGATTTGGTAAATATGATACTTCAGAATTTGCCGATACCCGTCTTCAAGCTAAACAACTGTCACTTTCGCTGTTTGATGAAGCAGAATTTTTGGTAGTAGGAACTTTAGAATTGGCCTATCCTGAAAGTGAGCAAGCTGTTTTGCGAGCCTTAGAGTTAGCAGAACAATATGACCTGAAGATTATTCTGGATGTAAATTGGCGACCAGTATTTTGGCAAGATGAAAATACAGCCAAGTCCAAAATTCAGGCGTTATTGAAGAGATTTGATTTTCTCAAATTGACTAAGGAAGAAGCCCAATGGTTATTTGATACCACAGATCCAGGAGCTATTACTTATCGACTAAATTCATTGGAAGGTGTTTTAGTCACAGATGGTGAAAATGGTTGTGCTTATTGTTTAGGTGAAAACGAGGGCAAATTACCTGCATTTTCTGTACCTGTCGTTGATACAACTGGTGCGGGAGATAGCTTTTTGGCTGGGTTTATCCATCAATTATATCAATCTGGGATTCAAAGTTTGAGGGATGGAGAAACTGCAAAACGAGTTATCACCTATGCCAGTGCTGTGGGGGCGCTAACTACTATTAAACCAGGTGCGATCGCATCCCAACCTACCCCTGCTGAAGTTGATGCTTTTCTAGCTACCCATCAACTTTAGGTCGTTACATATTCAGCCGGGATGTCAGCTACTATTGGTTGATATTCCTGGCTGGAAAATGGACGAAAATCATCACGCCATTCTGCGGTCAAACTACATAATAAACGTAGCTGAAGTGGTGCTGGTACTGGATTGATGCGCTCAACGTATACTGTTAGAAGTTCTGAATTTTTGTTGTTTAGTTTAAAAACATCATCTACTATATAGCGGGGACAATAACCAACAATATGATGATCCTTCGTACATAAAAGCAATGCACGCGAGTCATAGGGATTTTGAAATTCGTGAGCTAAATACAAAACTTCTTGGGTTTGTAATTGATTAATTCTTTCGATTGTAGATGGGGGAAAATGCCGCAAACCATGAGCAAAAAAATGAATTTTGTATAAACCATTTTCATCAGGTTCTGGACAAGGGAAAACTTCATAATGATCTGTTACTTTACGTCCTCCAGAACGAGAAAGAATAGCCATTGGATCATCTTCGTTTTCAGGTATATTCAGCCATTGAATACAATCTTTATAGTCTGGTCGAGAAGTTTGCATCACTCGGTTATAAAATAATGGGAATAATTCAGTTGATGTATAAATCCTGTGCAAATCTGGGAACGAATATACTAGGTTGAACTCACATTTATCTTGTGCTTGTTTAGCTCCTTGAGTATATACGAAAGTATATTGTGTTCCATCAAATGTTAATCTCCCTACAGGAAACCAAGCACGAGTTGTCGGATCTTGCCAAGCCAAAAAAAGAGTTTTCATAGATAAAAAATTCACTGTAAATTTAGCAGTTCTTTTTGATTTAATTCTAGTATTTTATGAGCAAATTCTATTGCTGGTATGGATATACGGTTTTTGGGAATACGCATAATACTTTTTAAAGTATCATTACTGCTAATTTCTGCCAATCTATCAAGCCAAATTTTTGCAGCATTTGGATAACGTTTTTTTACTTCACAAAAAACATCCAAATTTCTGAGGCGGTGTGTATTACCAATGGGAGAATAAAAAACAGAATAGCATTTTTGGGCATAGGCTTTAACCGAAAAACCCTGATCTTTTGTGGTTAATCTTTCTTCCCGTTTGGAGTCAGGTTCGTTTCTACCAAGACTAGAACCATGATCATAAGTTGGTGATAAGTAAATTCTATCTTTAACACTGATAAATGCCCAGTTTTCATGGTGTCGATCAGTATTACCTATCCACGCATCTAACAGTAAGTATCCGACAAAAGTATCAATTGCAGTATTAATTCCTTCTGGTGGTATCCATTCTATTGGTAAGTTAAGCAAAGTAGCTTCAATGGTACTGAACACATTATCAATTGTGTGTTAGGAATGATCTTTTGGATGTTGTGGATAGTCAGGTAATTTTTGAGCGAGAATTTCCCTACCAGTAATCAGAGTGCCGTTTTTCCATTCTCCTCGTAAAAATGAGGGTGAAACAGTACCTTTTTCTCCCCTGTATATAGCTAATTCCTGTTCAGCATGGGGTAGTCCCAATAATTTGCACAATTCAGTAGCAATTTTCTCCGCCCAATCTTCTCCAGTATTTGGTCTAGCTTTTTTAAAGAGACAACGACTAAGGTTATCGTCATAGAACCAGAACTTTATTCGTGTTCCCAAATCCTCAATCTCCTGAGAGGCATCTAGCGGAACTTCAATGATTGGAAACAGATCTGACATGATTTATCATGACGGCAAACACATACTATAGTAATCATCCCATTAACTCGCCTCAATCCCTAAAGCCTTTCTAATCTTATTTACACTCACTTCATTCGGCTGGGAAATATCAACATAAATAGCATTATCTGGCTCTTCAAGGTCATCAAACTGACTTTTGAGGAGTTTTTCATTCATAAAGTGATTCTGCCGCTGTCTCAGCCGTTCTTGAATGATATCGAAAGATCCTTTGCAATAGACTAACTGGATGCGACTATCACATAAGAGAATTTGGCGATAACTAGCTTTAAGAGCAGAACAAGCTAAAACTACATTTTTATTTTCTTGCAACCAAATTTTAATATTAGTCTGTAAATCTTGTAACCAAGGCATTCTATCGACATCATTGAGGGGAATACCAAGCAGCATGTTTTCAAGGTTTTCTGGTGAGTGGAAAGCGTCACCATCATAAAATTCCCAGTTTAGTGATTCTGCTAAAAGTTTACCAATAGTAGTTTTACCAGATCCAGAAACACCCATTAAAATAATAATCATCAAATTAAAGAAAGAACTGTTAACCTTTACCCAAACTACAGCAGAATTCAGGAGTCAGGAGTCAGGAAGAAGGAGTCAGGAGTCAGGAGTCAGGAGTCAGAAGTCAGAAGTCAGAAGTCAGGAAGAAGGAGTCAGAAGTCAGGAGTCAGGAGTCAGGAGTCAGGAAGAAGGAGTCAGGAGTCAGGAGTCAGGAGTCAGGAGTAAAACTGGCTTTATGTATAGGTTTCAATTTAGATTTTGTACCTCATAACTACGCAAACTGCTGTATATAACCAGGACTCACGCACTGAAACGGAAAACTGTCATTCTGAGCGCAGCGAAGAATCTCTCCAGAAGTTGAAACGCCTATTCTAGCGTTCTCAATTTGGCTGAGTGCGTAAGTCCTAATAGCAATTCTATTTGAGTTGAGAACTTATCAGTGAGGGAAGGGAACATACTTTTCCAACATCTTCTTACATTAAATTTTCAATTTTGCTAAACCTAAATAACGGATACCTTCTGGAGAAATATCAAAACGACAAGGTAAAACTTCTAAACCGAGGGTTATGGCTTGTCGTAACAATTGACTATAGATAGGATCTGTGCTATCACCGGGAGCAAATTCTGGACAATCACCCCGATTGATAAAATACAACATTACTGCACGATTTTGGGGTAACACCTCCATTAATTCACGTAAATGTTTTTGTCCTCTTGTGGTTTCTGTGTCGGGAAATAATGCTAAATTCCCTTGTGTCCAAGTAGTATTTTTAACTTCTAAATAAATCGGACGTTGTTGATCAATTCCGGTTAAGTAAAAATCCACACGGCTTTTTTTATCTTTTCCATAAACCACTTCGCCCTTAACTTGTGTATATTCACTTAATTCTGGAAATAGATATTTTTCTAAAGCTAGTTTTATTACTCTATTAGGTAAAGCTGTATTCACACCTACCCAAGTCGGTTCTGGCTCTTGTACTTGAATTAACTCTAAGGTGTAAGCTAATTTACGGTTAGGATTATCGCTTTTAGAAATTTGTACTGGACTACCAACAGTAGATACTCCAGTCATTGGCCCTGTATTGGGACAGTGGGCTGTCACTATTTCCCCAGAAGTAATTTGAACATCAGCAAAAAACCGCTTGTAGCGTTTGAGCAATACACCAGGGTAGAGTACTGGATAGTTATAAAGCCAATCAATCATAGAAATATGTAACTTATTTATTTAAGGTATTAGTAATAATACGATTAAACTCAAAATAAATATCATCATAATTTTATAGAATATTTTGATATGGTGACTCACATTAGGTAACTATAAAAAATACGCATTACAAAAATGTTATGAACAACGAATACAATTCCGCACCTGCTGCTACCGAACTAGCTACTACTGAGTACTATGTGCATTCAATAGAGTATTTACTGAAAGTAGTTCAAGAACTTTGTTCAGTACATACTTTAGAAGAGATTACAAAAATTGTACTAATAGCAGTAAGAAAACTGACGGGTTCTGATGGTGCTACTTTTGTGCTATCAGACAATGGATTTTCCTACTACGTAGATGAAGATGCTATAAGTCCGATGTGGAAAGGTCAGCGATTTCCAATGGATACAACCATTAGTGGCTGGGTAATGAGGAATTGTCAACTAGGGATTATTGAAGATGTATCTGTTGACCACAGGAGTTCCCATTATTTTTATGAAAACACATTTATTAAAAGTATGGCTATGGTTGCCATTTGTCCGAAAGGAGGTATTGATGCTGTTGGTGCTATTGGTACTTATTGGGGACAACACTATCAACCGACTCATGAAGAGGTTAAGTTGCTGCAATTACTTGCAGATAGTACAGCGATCGCAATGGATAATGTCGCCATGTATGTAGAACTCCAGAAAAAGTTGAGCGATCGCACTACAGCCCTGGAAATTGCTCAAATCACTTTACTACAAGAAACCCAAGAACGTAAAGCTATTGAAGCTGAAATTCGCCGCATCTCACACACTGATGAATTGACTGGACTGCATAATCGGCGCGGCTTTTACCTGATGGCCGAGCAGCATCTACGATTAGCCAAGCGATCGCAAATGTACACTAGTATCATGT includes:
- a CDS encoding carbohydrate kinase family protein gives rise to the protein MSNPRVLCLGEVLFDCLADQLGLKLPEVQSWTPYPGGAPANVACALVKLGTPAGFIGAVGEDEPGSTLVKLLQDVGVDTTGVQRHPTAPTRQVYVIRDSGGDRTFAGFGKYDTSEFADTRLQAKQLSLSLFDEAEFLVVGTLELAYPESEQAVLRALELAEQYDLKIILDVNWRPVFWQDENTAKSKIQALLKRFDFLKLTKEEAQWLFDTTDPGAITYRLNSLEGVLVTDGENGCAYCLGENEGKLPAFSVPVVDTTGAGDSFLAGFIHQLYQSGIQSLRDGETAKRVITYASAVGALTTIKPGAIASQPTPAEVDAFLATHQL
- a CDS encoding HIRAN domain-containing protein, giving the protein MKTLFLAWQDPTTRAWFPVGRLTFDGTQYTFVYTQGAKQAQDKCEFNLVYSFPDLHRIYTSTELFPLFYNRVMQTSRPDYKDCIQWLNIPENEDDPMAILSRSGGRKVTDHYEVFPCPEPDENGLYKIHFFAHGLRHFPPSTIERINQLQTQEVLYLAHEFQNPYDSRALLLCTKDHHIVGYCPRYIVDDVFKLNNKNSELLTVYVERINPVPAPLQLRLLCSLTAEWRDDFRPFSSQEYQPIVADIPAEYVTT
- the sfsA gene encoding DNA/RNA nuclease SfsA codes for the protein MIDWLYNYPVLYPGVLLKRYKRFFADVQITSGEIVTAHCPNTGPMTGVSTVGSPVQISKSDNPNRKLAYTLELIQVQEPEPTWVGVNTALPNRVIKLALEKYLFPELSEYTQVKGEVVYGKDKKSRVDFYLTGIDQQRPIYLEVKNTTWTQGNLALFPDTETTRGQKHLRELMEVLPQNRAVMLYFINRGDCPEFAPGDSTDPIYSQLLRQAITLGLEVLPCRFDISPEGIRYLGLAKLKI
- a CDS encoding sensor domain-containing diguanylate cyclase; this encodes MNNEYNSAPAATELATTEYYVHSIEYLLKVVQELCSVHTLEEITKIVLIAVRKLTGSDGATFVLSDNGFSYYVDEDAISPMWKGQRFPMDTTISGWVMRNCQLGIIEDVSVDHRSSHYFYENTFIKSMAMVAICPKGGIDAVGAIGTYWGQHYQPTHEEVKLLQLLADSTAIAMDNVAMYVELQKKLSDRTTALEIAQITLLQETQERKAIEAEIRRISHTDELTGLHNRRGFYLMAEQHLRLAKRSQMYTSIMFIELSTLTYIHETFGHEFAEDAIVLTANLLKQSLRNSDTLGRIEEDQFVVLVQGYQLVCEVIEQRMEANIHQFNQTQQLPFPLSITIGVYPYDSSQTISLDDLIALAHLNIHQTKLAQSENPQYINDNCSDTAK
- a CDS encoding gluconokinase, encoding MIIILMGVSGSGKTTIGKLLAESLNWEFYDGDAFHSPENLENMLLGIPLNDVDRMPWLQDLQTNIKIWLQENKNVVLACSALKASYRQILLCDSRIQLVYCKGSFDIIQERLRQRQNHFMNEKLLKSQFDDLEEPDNAIYVDISQPNEVSVNKIRKALGIEAS
- a CDS encoding DUF4912 domain-containing protein — encoded protein: MAKERPPLEEMTLRQLRKVASEYSISRYSRMRKSQLLASIQEVQRNKVSLSPSRSLEAQETVEAAKFELGQEDRTGGSLADVDEALADLPAGYGDSRIVLLPRDPQWAYTYWDIPNDHREELRRQGGQQLALRIYDVTDINIEHQSPHSIQEYPADELAREWYLPIPVSDRDYVIDIGYRTADGSWLVLARSARVHIPPVYPSDWIEDVFITVDFEEELRGTTKYELVPPAKKIATTAAAAGTANGNPIYDQIFGLAESAEAQRVAGSLFGSMQQVPGSARPEQAISSYVFPSGVGMWAVPTVSGLTMSGVGMSGVGFSASAVPVRPRQFWLIADAELIVYGATEPDATVTIGGRPIQLNSDGTFRFQMSFQDGVIDYPILAVAADGEQSRSIHMKFERETPSRNTNTKEEAVLEWLA
- a CDS encoding DUF6391 domain-containing protein — its product is MNTPTSFPDTSSPFNFFNLDFTAPHCQQDAELLKQLSFLPGLQEILMLRQVHALEHATVWVLSETKSAYSHPGKPTNVQLDNELLGGLSTEHGFYLYGDVNISHLRRAVTLAQHRLTSGEWDLAVHPRCGTNLSVAMLLTAGLAIGVHLLLPFRPVEQLIGLGLAATTASELAPDLGFIAQRYLTTAIPFNLETENITRTRDSWGREAHFIKVKWCG
- a CDS encoding helix-turn-helix domain-containing protein, translated to MAANESQTPVSLSDRELQIIDLVAAGLTNQEIAGKLEISKRTVDNHISNILTKTKTDNRVALVRWALQWGKVCLNDVNCCTLPIHNDETIG
- a CDS encoding glycosyltransferase, whose product is MRKLYFLVPGTDKKFSCGGLWAELKTVSLAQQVCHADVVTYRQREKDKLFLDDLLKENNLNDVIFIISWGFDIAKLAPKLQKYNVVYHAHTAGYKFKLPSDIPIMTVSRNTMGYWGQKSPNSLIYYLPNQIADEFINLHLERDIDILVQTRKSSEYLIKELIPALQKKCNVFVVDSYIEDLPGLFNRAKIYLYDSAEYWAQQGVSEGFGLQPMEALACGCQVFSSINGGLSDYLDPGFNCYKIAGYSLEYDVQRILKSLASPVYLTLSPEILSEYRGENIINRFTLILTEINDFFDYKIHSSFKIPDLTKLRLTKLFIKRVYGKIKQKYFS